The Euphorbia lathyris chromosome 3, ddEupLath1.1, whole genome shotgun sequence genome contains a region encoding:
- the LOC136221580 gene encoding embryo-specific protein ATS3A-like, with protein sequence MEIFRKEASGMRGNEKTDVSLFAVYKGMRVEFISHKTQKTKESLSGFNLRKMSKGRAITFLGLLALLFSLSECRPINNLPQTFTSFKVKNTTQSVGRGCSYTVEIVTSCSSPRSTSDEISLVFGDAYENEVYIHRLNDPYSSTFDRCSQDTFDISNGPCVNDICYLYVKRSGYDGWKPETITVYGYSTRTITFTYNHFVPDDVWYGFDFCDYSSSAVSASSSTA encoded by the exons atgGAAATATTCCGAAAAGAGGCCTCTGGAATGAGAGGAAATGAAAAGACAGATGTATCCTTGTTTGCAGTATATAAAGGTATGCGAGTCGAATTCATAAGTCACAAAACACAGAAAACAAAAGAATCTCTTAGTGGTTTTAATTTGAGGAAGATGAGCAAAGGAAGGGCAATAACATTTTTGGGGTTGTTAGCCTTGCTATTCAGCCTTTCAGAATGTAGGCCAATCAACAATCTGCCTCAGACATTCACATCCTTCAAGGTCAAGAATACTACACAGAGTGTGGGGAGAGGGTGTAGTTACACAGTAGAAATTGTTACAAGCTGTTCATCACCCAGGTCCACAAGTGATGAAATAAGTCTTGTGTTCGGAGATGCATATGAAAATGAG GTGTATATTCATAGACTGAATGATCCATATTCATCGACATTTGATAGATGCTCACAAGACACATTTGACATATCAAATGGACCATGTGTGAACGATATTTGCTACCTGTACGTGAAAAGGAGTGGCTATGATGGTTGGAAACCAGAAACAATAACAGTCTACGGATATTCAACAAGAACTATCACTTTCACATATAACCATTTCGTACCAGATGATGTTTGGTATGGCTTCGATTTTTGTGATTATTCTTCTTCTGCTGTctcagcttcttcttccacTGCTTGa